ATTATGTCAATGCCATGATCATGATTATTTcctggattaatttaatcgagaaattgcctatttactcagcaCTACCCACGTGATTTGCCCTTAATTTTTGACTATGCTCAGTTTTACCCTTATATTTGCCTTCGAGGTCacccgaatgccctttgaccgtttgaacATTACCTAGAAAATTCATATGAACCCAAaacaaatgcaaataagatatcaaaatattcacaaaaatacTACCTTTATGTGCATGttatttgcattcaggacaaaaataTTGTTTAAACTACCCGAGATTATTGATGTCATTAATGTTATTAAACCTAAAAAGGTATAGACACTATTTTTTCATGGATAAAAATGACTTGCACATATAGTGATATTTTCTAAACATTCTAATATCTTATTTGAAATTTTCCGAGTTCATATGAATTtataaactcagaaaaatgcaagtAAGGTATCATACTTCAACGTCGTACTTTTTAATCtagtaaaagacgaacaaagatatGAGAACCACCCTCCAAAGCCCAAAAGCCTCACCTCTGGAAGGGACCCAAAACGGGAATTAGCAGAAGGGCACCACCAAACTATCAATCAGATCAAGGATGCTCCATCattgatcttcatcatcatcatcgccaacaCCCTGTTCATCTCTTTGTAATATCGAACCCTAGTCGGAATTGTCTAGGTACACACAGATGAAGGGTGGTCACAACGTGCCCTCTGGAGTCGGGAGATGTACCCCGATCAAGGGGCATCGACTTTGTGGTTAGGAGCTCGGTTGATGACAAAAATGTTGGGGCAAACCTCTGGGGCACAAGCTGGGACCGACAATCTTGATCCAACAAGCGTCACCCAGAACTCGAACCGATTTCGTGGTATGCCCTACAACGGGCCAGTAGCCGGAATCCCATGCGTTGGGAGCCATCGAATACTGCCAAGCTTTTCCCGAAGTAGCTCAAAAACCTCCACGGCGCCTTCGCCTTGAAGGAAAAGCGATGATCAACTATCACATCTCATTCTCGCCTGTGTTCTTTTTTTTGCGGGACCTTAAGAAGTCCTGCATGGCTTCCCGTTAAGAAGGACTTGTGAAACTCGGGGGGGCATTGATGAGGGAAACATCCTACTTCCACTCAGAGTGGGCCCGGAGGAGGAGGACAGACGATTCAGTAACTAGAAGGACAAAGAGACCCCGAGAGCTTGTGGGCTCCAGAGGGTTGGCCTTAGCCCATTAGGTGAATGATGTACCCCCAACTCTATCAAAGATATAAGACAGACGGGGAAGAAAACCCTAGAGATATAGAGAACCACCCAAGTCAGTTGTCTCCGCCTCCAGGAATAGAGCTTATAACTCGTGCGCCAGAACTCTTCAATGATCCTCACGATCCTCGACGAAAGAAATATAAACAACTCGAGGCACGAGTAGGGCATTACCTCCTcctagagggcctgaacctgggtaagccCCCGCCCCGTGCCTCACCGTCTTGATCTGCCACTCGCACGCCCAGCGAACAAATACCGTTGCTCGACATCACTGCTGATACGAAACACCTGCACCGGGTCAAAATGATACTTCCAGGCCCGAGTGCGTCTTGTATCTATGGGGTTGCTTGGTGCTACTTGATGACGCACGTACAACAATGCGAATTGGACGTTCCTCCACCGTAGTCTTGAGAACGTGAGGGGATATCAAGGCTAATTGTTTTGATGCCAACATTTCGCAAAATCAAAAGTCGTCAAAACTAAGAACTATTCTAGAGATTGACAAGAACCGTTTTTGACAGCCAAATTTTAGAGTTGCCAAGTATTGATAGCAAACCAGTTTAGCCTTCTCGTGCCAAAAGAAAAGCACCACATCAGAAAGAGCTGGAAAAACGAGGTACTCCAACAGAGTAAAAGAAATCCCCAACCCCAAGCTAGCCACCTAGGAGGCGCCAGTTGTGTTCCCTGTCACCCACCACGCGATCAATCATGAGGCTGTGCGCGATGGAACCTGGCCGCCTGTCTGTACCCATCAATGGCCAATCACTCCCTTCCATTCCATCCCCAGCTCACCTCGCGCACAGCACAGCGGCCTCGCTGCCAGTAGTAAAACAACCCAGAACCCGGCGCGACCTGGATGGAGAAGCAAGCGAAGAACGAACGAAATCATCTCCGACGCGAGTCGACATAAAATGGACGGAATAATCAAAAGCGGCAAGGCAGACAGGAGCAAAGGAATCCCGCGAACCCAAACCTCAATTCCCTCCCTCGCGGACCCAATCCAGCTCGACCCGGCCCCGCCCCCGcccaaccaaaccaaaccaaaccccTTCCCCCGCCGTCCTCGTCTCCTTCTGCCTCTGCCCCACCCGCCGCTGCCCCCGAGCCGCACCTCCCCAAACCCTACCCATATATTATTAAACCCATCCCGAGTCTCTGCCTCCGCCCGTCCCCTGTCCACCATCCCTTCCACATTCCCGCCGCCTCCCCCCGCAAAACCCTAgccagccgccccgccgccgcctcggcccgcGCCCGATCCGATGGCGTCCGCCGAAGACCAGGCCGCGGCCGCGGCGCTGCTGGGCGGCGACCCGGCGGCGTTCGACGCGCTGCTCTCCACGCTCATGTCGGCCTCCAAcgccgaccgcgccgccgccgaggccgcctTCCACCGCCTCCGCGGCTCCCACCCGGAGCCCCTCGCGCTGCGCCTCGCCTCCTCGCTCGCGGCCCCGGCCACCCCCGCCGAGCTccgcgccatggccgccgtccTCCTCCGCAAGCTCCTCTCCCCGACGGCCTCCTCcgactcctccgccgccgcgccgcccccgctCTGGCCCCTCCTCTCCCCCGACGGCCAGGCAGCGCTCAAGGCCCACCTCCTGGCCGCGCTCCAGTCCGACCCCCCCAAGCCCATCGCCAAGAAGGTCTGCGACGCCATATCCGAGCTCGCCACGCTCCTCCTCCCGGAGAACACCTGGGCCGAGCTGCTGCCGTTCCTCTTCCGCGCGGCCTCCACCCCCGAGGCGCCCAACCCGCAGGAGTCGGCGCTGCTCATCTTCGCGCGCCTCGCGGATTACATCGCCGAATCTCTTCTCGACCATTTGATGACCATCCACAACCTTCTAGCATCTGCCCTGGCGCACCCGACCTCGCCTGATGTTCGCATCGCCGCGCTGAGCGCCGCCGTTAATCTCGTTCAGTGCCTGCCCACTAACGCGGATAGAGATAAGATGCAGGACTTGCTGCCTGCGATGATGAGGGCGCTCACGGATTGCCTGAATTCGTCCCAGGAGGCATCTGCACAGGAGGCACTGGAGCTGCTTGTGGAGCTGGCTGGTGCAGAGCCAAGGTTCCTGCGGCGACAGATTGCCGATGTGGCAGGAGCAATGCTGCAAATAGCTGAAGCTGCACAGTTGGAGGATGGAACTAGGCACCTGGCTGTCGAGTTTGTGATTACTCTTGCTGAGGCCAGGGAGCGTGCACCAGGAATGATGCGCCGGCTCCCACAGTTTGTTGGCAGGCTCTTCCAAGTACTTATGCAGATGTTGCTTGATGTAGAGGATGACCCTGCCTGGCACACTGCTGAAACCGAGGACGAAGATGCAGGTGAAGGGAACAACTATGGAGTGGCGCAGGAGTGCCTTGACCGTCTTGCCATTGCCATTGGTGGGAATGCAGTCGTGCCGATTGCATCTGAGCTGCTCCCACAATATCTTTCTGCTCCAGAGTGGCAGAAGCACCATGCTGCGCTCATCACTCTTGCACAGATTGCAGAGGGATGTGCAAAGGTTAGCCTAATAACTTCGGCCTTTTGATTACCATTGCAATAGTTTGTTACTTCAAAACCTCATTGAAATGCTTAAAAGCAATATCCATTCATTAACATTGTTGAATTAGAAATTAAATTAGTAATATGGAAACAAGATAGTGGATGCCATACTTTTACCTTGATCCCTCATTTACAAATTCTGAGTTGCCATGCCTATAAAACATTTTTGCTAGCGTTAGGCCACAAAAATGTGTTTCGTTCTATATCATTTTTGCAAGTAGGAAATAACCAAAGTTGATCATCTCCTCACCAGTTGCTGTTTGTTGCCGTCAGGTTATGCTTAAAAACTTGGAGCAGGTGGTTTCGATGATACTGAACGGATTCCAACACCCTCATCCTCGAGTGCGGTGGGCTGCAATCAATGCCATTGGTCAGCTGTCTACAGATTTGGGCCCAGACTTGCAGGTTCAGTACCACCAGAAGGTGCTGCCTGCATTGGCTAACGCCATGGATGATTTTCAGAATCCACGGGTGCAGGCAAGTGTTAAAATACTAGCATCAAACTTGATCAGTTGACTCAGAAAATCCTTGTTTTTATTTATAACGAGTTTTTAGTGCTTATGTGGCTGAGATTATCTCAGTGGAGACATAGTACATTCATATGTAAGAAACATACTTCCTTTAAGCTCAAGACATTCTTCATTAGATAAAGATTCAATCTATAACGAGTTTTTAGTGCTTATGCGGTTGAGATTATCTCAGTAGAGACATAGTACAGTCAGATGTAAGAAACATACTTCCTTTATGCTCGAGACATTCTTCATTAGATAAAGAATTCAATCTATTTGTGCTCTAGTTGTAACAAATTATTAGGTATTTCGTTATCATTGTTGAGATATGTAACAAAAACATAAATTTCCTTTGTATTCTCCAGGTTTTTCTGCTACCTGTTATACATTAGATACTTTGACATTTACTTTCGGAATGGTTCTGATCAAGTCTACGTAGTAAAGCACCTCTAGGAAATGTCTCACACAACTATTGTGAAGTATGCTCCTAACTTGTAAATAAGCTGATTGATTAATAAATTTCATATAGAAGTCCAAATTCTGGCCCTATCTTATGTTTTTCTGGTTGGCTGGCCCCTTTGTATTCCATCTTGATTAATATCAGTATtgttttttatatttttctgaATATTTTCCATGTCGGATCCACAACAGAGAAACTGTTTCTAGGTGCAACAGAGAAATTCACATGGCCTGCATGCAGTACTATATTAACTCACCAAGTCTGGTGTTTAGTTTACTGTGCGTTTGAAACTGCTTCTGTTTAAAGTTTTGCATGCATTGTGCTACCACTTTTTTGAATTTCATTGTCCTTCTGTTATTGCCAAGAAATTTTGTACCCTATGTGTACTATGCACATTAGGGTTTAATTACTAATCTAATATTGATTTATTGTGTCTACTATCCTTCTTGACAAGCACATGCTGTAATATTGATTTATTGTGTCTATTATCTTTCTTGACAGGCACATGCTGCGTCTGCAATCTTGAATTTCAGCGAGAATTGCACGCCCGAAATTCTGACACCGTACCTGGATGGAATTGTTAGCAAATTACTTGTTCTTCTCCAGGTATGCATCTAGGTTCCCTTGCGCCACTGTTTGTACAGGTAGAAAATATGTTAACCTTTCATGTTGTTTTCAGAATGGTAAGCAAATGGTGCAAGAGGGAGCATTGACAGCTTTAGCATCAGTAGCTGATTCATCGCAGGTAACTGCTTGTGTGGAAGTTAACAGCTACATTCAATATCACCTTTAATGGCTGCAACACTTTCATGATTTATAGCTAATTGATCATGATGACTTCATAATATTATATGATGTATGATACACTTTGTTTTTCAGGACCACTTCAAGAAATATTATGATGCTGTTATGCCGTACCTGAAAGCTATTTTGATGAATGCAACTGACAAGTCTAATAGGATGCTCCGTGCCAAGTCCATGGAGTGTATAAGTCTTGTTGGAATGGCTGTAGGCAAGGATAAATTTAGGGATGATGCCAAGCAGGTTAGTATCTCGTTTCTTTTCTAATTTTATAGTGGACATTCATATATATCCTACTTGAATTTCTGCTGGACATCGTTTTGTTGGAATGACTATATTTTTTCCTGAGGCATTCTGTTCCAAATTTACCTGATAATTTGCAGGTCATGGAAGTGCTTATGGCTTTGCAAGGAACTCCAATGGAAACAGATGATCCGATAACCAGCTACATGTTGCAGGTATGCTTCAAAGTAGGAAATTGATTGTAATTGCATTTTGAATTTTTATAACCATCTCCCTGCATGTGACAGGCTTGGGCCAGGCTATGCAAATGTCTTGGACAGGATTTTCTTCCTTACATGCATGTTGTTATGCCACCACTGCTTCAGTCTGCTCAGCTGAAGCCTGATGTCACAATTACTTCAGCCGAATCAGATGATGAAATAGAATCAGATGACGACAGGTTTGTGTTACCTTCTCAATAATTGTTTTGGGAAATCCACTGAACTAAAAGTTGGCTCCCTTTAACCGGAAACTACCATATAGGCTGTCAACATGCTTAATTTAGTCTTCTGAAAATAGTAACAAGTTTATTTCAACTTTGTTTTGAATACTACTTACAGAAGCCTTCACAAAAAAGGACTAAAACTTGCAAATTGCGGTTCTCTGGTTCAGAGTGTATGGCTCTCTATATGTAAAGTCTTTTGCACTACTTCCGTGTTTGTTTATGTCCCCAGTATTATCCACATAATCCATGAACTAGTGGTTGCAAGTTACATACGCTATAGTGTTCATGCAGTGTTTATTATATGTTTTGATTTGTTTGTACACCATGTGCGAGCATGTTACCCCCCCCTTTGTTTTTGCTTTTAACTGCGTATTAATTTTGCAATAACACCGCtgatttttggtattttgtacAGCATTGAAACAATCACACTTGGTGACAAAAGAATTGGAATTCGAACTAGTGTGCTGGAAGAGAAAGCAACAGCTTGCAACATGCTGTGTTGCTATGCTGATGAGCTCAAGGAGGGTTTCTTCCCATGGATTGATCAGGTTTATTATCCCGTTCAGTCATTCACAAAGCAATTGTCTGATTTTTTAACTTTTGATAACCGTGGACGTGACTGGAACAAATTCCATGCAGGTTGCTCCTACATTGGTCCCTCTGCTTAAGTTTTACTTCCATGAAGAAGTGAGAAGAGCTGCTGTTGCAGGTACTTTGATGATCTACATTTATTTTCATTTAGATTTTGTGTGTTTCTTTTAACATTTTTTGCAACAATTATGCAGCTATGCCTGAACTGTTACGTTCGGCAAAATTGGCTGTTGAGAAGGGGCAGGCTCCAGGACGCGACGAGTCTTACGTTAAACAATTGTCTGATTTCATAATTCCAGCTCTGGTTGAAGCGCTGCACAAGGTCTTTGCAAAACCTTGTCCCTAAGTTCATGATAACATTGGTTTGTTTTACACTTTAACTAAATGCTAACAGCTGGAATTTCTTGCATCCATCTACCATACAGGAGCCGGAAACCGAAATGTGCTCATCCATGCTGGATTCCTTAAATGAGTGTATGCAGGTCTGTTCTGTTTTCTGATCATATTATGGCAGTGCACTGGTGTATATATAATAATACTTGGTGATCTGTTGGTCTGCGCCACTTGCTAGATTCCAATGTACAAGCACTTAAGTTAATCAGCATGGACAACTATCCTTTCATTCTGTGTGTgttgttgttggggggggggggagtacagTACTTTGTGGGTTGTGTCACTTGTTCATGTTAGCGAGTATGATTAGGTCCTAGATTGTAACTGGTAATTGTGTATTTGCTTGTCTCGACTAATATACAAAAAATGTGGTGGAGGATAGCTTTCTAAACGAATGTAGTATCTCCATATTGATGACTACTTGTGGGCTACCAGATAACATATAACTGATTGAAGGCTTTCCGAAATAGCCTGATGTGATGTCCAATATCACGGTGAGGGTCCTCCACAACTCCCTAACTAGGCCCACAGATTTATATGCTCTATATGGTATTAGAAACAACTTATATCATAAAGTTCTTCTCAGTTTGGATTACCACCCTTACATTCTGTATGTCTATTGTGCTGTTGTGGGAACCAAATTTACGTTCCCGTCTCAGCAGTGCTGAGGAACAGGGGGAGTAACAACTTAATGTGATGACTGTTGGAAGATCGACATATTTCAGTCTTCATTAACTTGCATATCACTTCATATTATATATTGGTGGAAGTTGTTAGCGTTGGTAGTACcatgaagttgcttcttttgtAAGAAAAACTTTGTACGACTAGCCAAGTACACCATTTGTATAAAAGTACCTAGGTGCTTATTGCTGTTTATGGATTAGCATTTAGCAAGAGATAAATTATTTTTTCTTATTTATTGTGTTCAAAGCATAGATTCTTTTGAATGGATCAACACTTGAGCCATCATCTGTACAATGTTACCTAGTTAGTCAGTTCTGTATGGCACACATTTAATTGTTTCTTGACTTCTAGAGAGTTTGCTTTACCAGATTTCTCACTGACCTTACTTTCACTGAACAGCTTTCTGGATGTCTTCTTGATGAGAATCAAGTAAGAGCTATTTCGGATGAGATTAAGAATGTTATTATAGCCAGTGCAACCAGGAAAAGAGACAGATCAGAGAGAACAAAAGCAGAAGATTTTGATGCTGATGAAGGAGAACTACTCAAAGAAGAGAATGAGCAGGAGGAGGAAGTGTTCGATCAGGTTATGTTTCTTGACGTGTCTGTGAATTGCTTGTGTTCTGCAATTTCATTTTTGAATTGACATTCTCTATATGTTTACACTCAGGTCGGCGAGTGCCTGGGAACTTTGATTAAAACCTTTAAAGCTTCTTTCTTGCCGTTCTTTGATGAGCTATCTGTGTACGTTACACCAATGTTGGTAAGTTGATTGAATCCCACCTTGTTTGGGCATGTGCATAGTGTTGTGGGCACACATTTGTTTGGAGTTCAGTTTCTAATATTTTTCCAATTACAACTGATTCTGTGTTAGTTCTCTCATTTGACCCAATTAGCATACAAAATTCCTCTTGAGTTCGCACAAAATGTAGGGATCAAATCTCATGTTGATATTTTTCCCATATTCCTGTGTGCCTTTGTCTCATTGGTTTTTGGGAAGAACTGTGGAACAGTGGAAGAAAACTACATGCCTTCTGTTTGACCGAACCATTTCATTTCTGAAAGCTGTGGAACTAATAAGGTGACAGCTAAAATAGTATGTAAAGCACTGTTAGCTTGGATAGAAACAATAACTTGCAGCCTtgaattgtgaatgcctctctccTTGGTCTCTTCATTTATATGGTGCCAAAGGGTAATGTTTATGATCATTACCATGTTGTTGTAGGCCTATGCCTGTTGGAATGTCTCCATTATATCCTGGTATCGTATTTAGTATTTTTATCTCATCTTTAATTTTCAGGGGAAGGACAAGACAGCTGAGGAGAGAAGGATAGCTATCTGCATTTTTGATGACATTGCAGAGCAATGTCGTGAGTCGGCTCTGAAGTATGTTTCTCCTCAACATTAGTTATGTCTTATGTGTAAACTGGGTTTTAATTGTAACTGAATCATGTCTTTTCGCCTGAGCAGGTATTATGATACCTATGTTCCTTTCTTGTTGGAGGCATCCAACGATGATAACTCAGATGTTCGGCAGGTCTGTATTTGTGTTCTCATGTTGCCTTAACTTTTTTTGTCTGTAATACATGACACTGATGTAGTGACAAAATCATCATCATTTTAGGCTGCTGTTTATGGCCTGGGCGTATGTGCTGAGTTTGGTGGTCTTACTTTCCGTCCTTTAGTTGGAGGTAAGTTCTGAATCTTATGGCTTAGTACTACAAGCATCTTGAAGTCATTCCATTTAACACAATAATGCTTTTAAAAATTCAGAGGCCCTGTCAAAGCTGAACAATGTTATCAGACATCCAGAAGCACAACATGCAGATAATATTATGGCATATGATAATGCTGTTTCAGCACTTGGAAAAATATGTCAATTTCATCGCGATGGGATTGATGCGGCTCAGGTATATGCTTAAATCTCACTTCCAGGTTCTATTAAGAGACTAAACTTTACAAGGGCCCGTTTGGTTCATAATATTTCGAAAATGCAGGAATAGCAAAACGTCAGAATTCAGTTGTTTAACCCTACAGGAATTTCTAACCAAAAATTGTTTTGTTGGTCCACTGAAAAATTacaagaaattttcttaaggattAGGTGCATTCCATAGTTGTCATTTAAACTAAGGGGAAATTTCCATGAGGTTGGTGTCATTGGGAAAATACCTTCGGAATTTGCATGCGAAGTAGATAGAGATCATAGGAAAATCCTATGATTTTCAGTCCTACACAAACCAAACAAGCTCTGTAGATAAAAAATCATATGGaatgaaatcctccaaaattcctattATATTCTTTTGAACCGAAGAGACATAAGGTTGTTTGCTATCTTTTTGCGATATTtgatgatgtactccctccgtttctaaatataagtctttgtagagatttcactatggaccacatacagatgtatatagacgcattttagagtgagattcgctcattttgctccgtatgtagtccatagtagaatctctacaaagacacttatataggaacggagggagtacattccaTGCGCACCAGCATGTGGATTGTAAGTGAATGAAAGGACATATGTATTTGGATTCTGATGATTTTTTCCTAGCTATTAGTTCAATATCAAGCTGAGATACCTCTACTCTACATCTGCTGTGCATGTTTACTATTTAATGGTTTAAACTGAATAAATTATGCTTCTCAGGTCATTCCAGCATGGCTTGGTTGCTTGCCTATAAAAGATGACAAGATTGAAGCAAAAGTTGTACATGATCAGCTTTGTTCGATGGTGGAGAGGTATCTGCTCTTAGTGTCAGCATGGCAGCAACAGTAGAGTATTTCTTGCATTTTATATAACCTGTTCTTTATGTGCAGATCGGACGCACAGGTTCTTGGACCTCATAGTCAGTATCTTCCTAAAATAGTTTCTATTTTTGCCGAGGTAATTTTGACTTCTGTGCTTGTTCTGTCAGTCTGTCACCTCCAGTTAGGGGGTGATGTAGTATTTGCTGAATGAAATAATGAAAACAAAACAGTACATGCAGTTTGATGTGTAAATTCATGTGATCATTTATTTTGAGTTTGGGCCGAGGTCTCAGCTTTTAGCCATGCGGTAGCTGCAGACTTTTTTATCCAACAGCACATCTTGATATCCTAGTTTAGTTTTCGATGTAGAATTTAGTAAATGATTGGTTACTAAATGTTGTGTTTTTCTATGTAGGTTCTGTGCAATGGAAAGGAGCTTGCAACAGATGAAACAACAACCCGGATGATCAGTGTTCTGAAGCGATTTCAGCAGACATTGCCACCTGATTTTCTTGCCTCCACATTTTCCACCTTGCAACCACAGCAGCAGCTTATGCTACAGTCCATCCTATCCACATAGTTCCACTCTTCTGTCTTGTGGCTGCAAGGTTGGGGCTTGCTTTTCTTTCCATAATTCGCCAATTTTTTGTGTTGAATCTTTTTCTGGGGGAGTTCATTTGTGCATGCATTGGTCGCTTCAAGGGATTGGTGGTCGCCATACCATATGGTTTTGATGTAGAGTGTATATTATCTTGTATTCAAATATGATTTTGGGGCGTGCTGCGTCAAAGGTGTAAGGGCAATGGCGAAAATTGTTGTTGGTTGAGTTGAACAATGGTGCATCAGTTTTGGTAATGAGATTGTTATGGATTTGTGTGATGATCCCCGTCTGTTTTATGGTTTTGTGTGATGATCCCTGTCTGTTCTGCATAAATGTACTACCTCTGTCTAGgcgaataagtcattcgcgtagttctaggtcgacaATTTAACTATTttaatatgtattatatgtgataaaaaatatatatttagaaactacatccgtttagaaatctagtgatatacttttcatgacatataacacatatttaatttctTAAATTGATGACCTAGAATTACGTGAATGACTTGTTCATCGAGACGGAGGTAGTAGATAGGTTACTAAATGTTGTGTTTTTCTATGTAGGTTCTGTGCAATGTTACGTGAATGACTTATTCATCGAGACGGAGCTGCATTCCATGTTATTTACTCTTTTTTAAGCAAGATTATTAATATCACTCTTAAATGCTACCTTCCCCTGTACAAGCTGTCGAAATAAAGCAGTTCACTACTCACACTACCTGGCATAAGCTTAGGCTCTGTTTGGATTTAAAGTATGTTGGAGATCAGAGTATTGGAAAACTACAGTTTTTAAATCTGCTGCTGTGTGATACCACAGAATGCATAACAGTATTTTACAGCATTTACAAAAGGAAAAGTGTTAAAATTACCCGACTGATTTTAATGCAACCTACGCGCCACGCGTCCTTTGTGTGGCCCAAGCACCGCTTTGCTTCGTAGTCTTATCCCTCCCGAGCTCTCATCGGCTCACCTGCTGTCTCAGAGCTGCAATGGAGCGCTCACCAGCGATCTCGCCACTGCTCGTCGGCGCTGCAATGGAGCGCTCGCCGGCGCTCCCGATGCTGCAATGGAGTGCTTCACCGGCGGTCTTGGAGCTGCAATGGAGCGCTCACCTGTGGTCTCGGTTGTTCACTGGCGTTGCAATCGAACGCTTCATTGGGCGGTCTCGGAGTTGCCATGGAGCGCTCACCGGCAGTCTCGCCATTGCTCGTCGGGCGGCGCTGTAATGGAGCACTCGCCGGCGCTCCCGACGCTGCAACCGAGCGAGTGACGAGCTGCGGGAGAGCGACTCAGGATTCGCGAGAGAAAAGGACGGTCGTGATGGTGCGTATCGAACGACAGTGGAAGCGGCTTACGTTTTGCCGAAATCAACCGGATGATTGGTAGCACGCGCCTTTACAAAAATCATGAGGTGTT
This region of Triticum aestivum cultivar Chinese Spring chromosome 2D, IWGSC CS RefSeq v2.1, whole genome shotgun sequence genomic DNA includes:
- the LOC123052316 gene encoding importin-5, whose amino-acid sequence is MASAEDQAAAAALLGGDPAAFDALLSTLMSASNADRAAAEAAFHRLRGSHPEPLALRLASSLAAPATPAELRAMAAVLLRKLLSPTASSDSSAAAPPPLWPLLSPDGQAALKAHLLAALQSDPPKPIAKKVCDAISELATLLLPENTWAELLPFLFRAASTPEAPNPQESALLIFARLADYIAESLLDHLMTIHNLLASALAHPTSPDVRIAALSAAVNLVQCLPTNADRDKMQDLLPAMMRALTDCLNSSQEASAQEALELLVELAGAEPRFLRRQIADVAGAMLQIAEAAQLEDGTRHLAVEFVITLAEARERAPGMMRRLPQFVGRLFQVLMQMLLDVEDDPAWHTAETEDEDAGEGNNYGVAQECLDRLAIAIGGNAVVPIASELLPQYLSAPEWQKHHAALITLAQIAEGCAKVMLKNLEQVVSMILNGFQHPHPRVRWAAINAIGQLSTDLGPDLQVQYHQKVLPALANAMDDFQNPRVQAHAASAILNFSENCTPEILTPYLDGIVSKLLVLLQNGKQMVQEGALTALASVADSSQDHFKKYYDAVMPYLKAILMNATDKSNRMLRAKSMECISLVGMAVGKDKFRDDAKQVMEVLMALQGTPMETDDPITSYMLQAWARLCKCLGQDFLPYMHVVMPPLLQSAQLKPDVTITSAESDDEIESDDDSIETITLGDKRIGIRTSVLEEKATACNMLCCYADELKEGFFPWIDQVAPTLVPLLKFYFHEEVRRAAVAAMPELLRSAKLAVEKGQAPGRDESYVKQLSDFIIPALVEALHKEPETEMCSSMLDSLNECMQLSGCLLDENQVRAISDEIKNVIIASATRKRDRSERTKAEDFDADEGELLKEENEQEEEVFDQVGECLGTLIKTFKASFLPFFDELSVYVTPMLGKDKTAEERRIAICIFDDIAEQCRESALKYYDTYVPFLLEASNDDNSDVRQAAVYGLGVCAEFGGLTFRPLVGEALSKLNNVIRHPEAQHADNIMAYDNAVSALGKICQFHRDGIDAAQVIPAWLGCLPIKDDKIEAKVVHDQLCSMVERSDAQVLGPHSQYLPKIVSIFAEVLCNGKELATDETTTRMISVLKRFQQTLPPDFLASTFSTLQPQQQLMLQSILST